The genomic stretch atcagtcaattttgacttatttaaccactattattTGTTTGACATGATTAAACATtgaatataagtgtttgattaattcgCTTTTTAAAACAACTAttactctaaaatgctaaaattcaaaaagctgcgcaaaacaactttttcaattaacgtTTTGagaaaaagtcattttgcatgtaatcagctatcagctaatttatcaaactaTCTTTCTACAAATAAcaaatgttatcaactagtcaaatttACAAACTTAATCAGCTAAAATCTAACAGCTGTAATTACCAAATACCCCTTAgtgtaaaaatatgaaaaatagtgGCAATAAAAAATAACGAAATAGCATGGAAACCAACAGATTTTCAGCAGTGTTAGGCTCGATACTATGttccaagaaaagaaaaagaaagaaaaatttaaaaactacaccTAGTAGTATTAAAAACATGGTATATATAATAGTTGCTGGATGATTGAGGGGCAGATCTGGCAATTCAAAATTgagaatacaaaaatataattttgtgcaATCAAAATCTCCTGTGAATCTTGTGGTACTCATGCAGAATACAAACAAAGAGATCATATGGGGTTTGAATTGAATACTCCTTTTCCCTTTATAAACCCATCCAACACAACGCAGCCGCTCCAGCAATATGAGTCTGATGAGAACTAAAAGAGGCttcaaagaaagagaaaaatcatttttctgagtgatatatatatatatagcccagATAGATATGGGATCCAAAGATGAAAAGAGAGCTGCCCTTAATCAACAGCTCCGGCAGCTTCGCTCCGCCACTAATTCCACCGCTGTAAAATTTTCTCTATCATAATCTTCATTTATAACTCCCTTTAATTTCTTGCTAGCTTCCTTCACTGTTTAATTCGTTTAAAATCCAATAGATTTATTTATCCATTTTTACCTGCTTCTTTCGGTTCTTTGCTCCCTTTGGAGTTTGGAGATGGAGTGACCCATATTGTATCAgttgatgattaaattttaTCAACAGATTGAAATTATTTGTCATTTTGGAAGAATACCCTTTTTAGGATCAAGGGTTTACCATTTACATCAAAAGTTATATCCGGTAGTAAaaacgcaactttattttcttatatctCCACACATTTTCAAGACGCTAGGTGCTGGACTTGGTCTTTAAACTCTTTACCGGCCTCCACCTCATAATCTCCCAGCCACCGGGCACTTAGACTTAGCCTTTCACTGGCCTCCTTCCAACACCCTTTGACTGTAAGATTTGGATTCAAGTCCCACTaaaagttaataagtttttattAGTCCGCCTAGCTAATTATGGAGTTCaacaattataattacagaactCGATCAACTTGTAGTGTAATTGCAAGGTGTTTGGGCCCGGGTGATTATATATAAGAATCATTAATTGTTTCTGATTTCTATTCTCCGTGTATAATCTTAAAATCTCATTAAGATTTTAATTAGGACAAAATATGCATAATTAAATGAGTTTGTTTTTGTCTGTCAGGTGAATAAAGCATCGATCATTATGGATGCATCAAGGTACATAGAGGAGTTGAAGGGAAGAGTAGACAAGTTAAATGAAGATGTTTCATCTTCCCAACCCTCCGAAGATGATACCCAAACCGCGTTACCTGTTGTATGGTTTTTAACTTCATTCATGAAATTAAATCAtcaattacaataaaaaaaaatcgtatACTATCATTTCTGATTTATATTGAGAGAAatttttcttccttttgttAATTAACTTAGTCTTAATTTCAATCTTGAAGAGTTCAAAATATAAACTTTTTAGTACCATTTCAACCACATTCATTTTATGACTTATATGACGTACTATTCTTAACTTTTTATAGTTACAACAATTAGACTGATATAGATAAGATTTTATTTCTCTATATTTGCATTTTGTAGATATTAATTGAGAGACTGTGAATTCAACTTGTGATTTTAAAGTGTTTGACATTCCACATTATCAATCCAAATTTTACACTTGATACATCataaggaaaattgtaatttatgagcctcacaaatatgtcaattatcaatgtcacccttgaattattagtacTGTAAATATTGtctctcaattttaaaaaagtggCATATATTACCTTCCCTTGAAtcattagtggtgtaaatgtgaTTACCTGTCGTTTTCTCTATTCAAAGACCACCTTTTTTCgtctatttttctttcttcatttgttcTCCTTCAGCCGACAACCATATTTTTACTTCTTTCTATTAGGGGAGGAGTgcaatatatgtcacgttttaaaaattgagagacaacatttacactactaataattcaagggtaACATTGATAATTAGCATATTTGTAAggaacataaattacaatttttcctagaTCATATATATGATCAGAGAATGTGTTAGCTCACACTATAGCTTGAGCTTTAAATTTTCAGTCTAGACCGCTTCTTTGGTTTTCAGTTGTTTCTAGCTTCTTGTATTCAACATTTTATCTCGGTTAATTAATTCCAGTATTCATGTTTTTatttcaagaaatatataacCCTTCCTCGGAATGACCATATGATCATCTTCTCTTTCAAGCAGGTTACAGTAGAAACCCTAGAAAAGGGGTTCTTAATCTCTGTATTTGCAGAAAAGAATTGCCCGGGTTTGCTAGTCACCATTCTTGAAGCTTTTGAAGACCTGGGCATGGAGGTGCTGGACGCTAGGGTTTCTTGCTCCGACACTTTCCGCCTACAAGCTGTTAGTGAAGTaagatattaattaaataattgttttccgatttaattattttggttttcatgttttttcttcctaaaaattAGGAAATAAACCACATATAGAATTTGATTTGAAGCACATACAAGTACAGTGAAACATGAACTTATACAACTCACATAAAATCTTTTACATAAGATTTGTCGGATAGCAAACGCTATTCATAGTCCCAGCTGATGTTTTCTTCATGCACTTGTCTTAAACATCACGTGTGACTCAGTACAAAACACCATATATCCACCTCATAATTACgaccacaaattttttttttcatctgtttcttttttatatacaGTGCTTTCGTGATTTAAGTTTAATACCAATAATACTATTTTCTCGAATATAATAGTtattgttgagcataaataatatataaacataaatgtggaGTCCAATTATCAACTTAAGCTTTAATTGAGATGGGAGCACatgtccaactatcagcttagtcTTTTAATtgggatggagcacatgcttcaattgttATTTCTTAATAGACCGTCATCACATTCtgatattataaattataacttGTAAGCATCAATCTcttaccactatgccaaaaggTATAACTAGTAGtgtgtaactttatttttttatagacTGTTATCCCTTTTTCAAGAGCCAGCTAAGTACTGGACCAGTTGTTCTACAATGGACAAAGTAGACCCTGGTACACCTTGTAAagtagacccaggtccatagaataatttgtCGTACTCGGCTTGATCCTTTACGAACTTCTGCCCAACAATCTTCTAGCCACATGATGTTAGACTTGGTCTTACCAGCCTCCACTCAACCAGTATCAACTAACTTACATAATCATGAGTTCCGCAAGGAATTTAACTCGATTATTGATTCTATATTACAatgcattttcaaattaaacatgATAAAAATTACATCACCGATACGTAATTTGCACTTGATGGATAATTGGATACTATAAATTAAAGATCAGGATTCAATACAAATGTGCTGAAATACACACagacatatatattatattcatgaaagcaaatgtttattaatttaattatatgattatattctGATGAAGTAAAAATTAAGAGAATTTTTTGGCATGAATTGCAGAAAGAAGGAGATACTGATAACGTAGATGACCAAGTGGTTAAACAAGCTGTAGTGCAAGCTGTAAGAAACTGGAGTGCAAGAAGTGGGCAAGATTGATATACTTGTAGACGAACTTGCATTTTATCGTTTTCTTTTTCTACTCCTTTAAACTTCCCCccaccaaaaaaatataaaaaaaacttaaaaatttaaaacaatatatatattttaaaaatattctaaaattCAATTCCGAAAAGTGTAACTCCTTTTGGATTGACTTTGGGTATACATATATCATATGGACTTGAAGGCATGCCACATTTTGCAGttcaaaaaatgtaaataactattttaaagaaaatgttacACTGAGTACACAAAGTGACCATGCTATTTCTCATTCAATGTAACTATAGCTAGGATTCTACATGGGATACCAAGCCAAAGAGTAAAAAGTAAATGTTTAAAAACTATCACTTAGAAGTTGAAAGTTATTAATTAAGTTGAGGTAACATtacattatatatgtgtgtggtaAAATCaactatgaaatatatatatatatatatatacacacacacacactatgcTAGTGTTTGTACCGGTACGATACACGATAATGAATATTGACCTTATAATAAcatgattttattaaaaacaaaatagttAGTTATTAGTAACTAACTCATAGAATGAAAGAAAAACATTGATGAACTACATTAATAAAAAAGGTAAATGTTAAGCATTATATACGACATTTTTAGTCGTATTTAGAGACCTTCATCATCCCCACATATCAATACTTTCAAACTTCTTGGATGACTTACCCTTGACACAACTACGTACATTTGACCGTGATTAAAGACGAACTTCTTCAAAAACAAACCCACATGAGTGATAATGTTTGTCCttgtcttttattaattgtCTTGGCATAAGAAAGCATCAAAGAGAATTGTTTCCATTGAAACTTGAATGGTAATTTGAATCAGAAGGTATTAGAGACATCCGCGATACTAAAACCTTTGTCCTTGCATGAGCTCCGCTAATAATTTTAGCTTCAAGCACACGATCAACCAATATTGTCACTATTAAACGTGTACCATTACACAAGCCTAAAGAATAATCAATGTTTCTTAATAGCATCACTGGTGAACCTACTTTAAGTGTCAATGAATGATTTGGAACACCTGAGCATTTTAAACCATTTAAAAATTCAGGTGTGTAAATCCGCCAACATATCAACATTTGAATCAAATTTGAATACAGAGTCGCAGCTGAGATATGTTCTACCTTCAGCTTCATTCATAGCATTCATATACTCATTTATGCTATCCACCACATCCAAAGTTGAAGCCAATATTACACGATTCTCTAGATAACTTTGATCACAACCTGCATTCTGAAACATTGGGAATGCACTTTTTACAATTGTAGCAATAGGATCTTCttcaaaatttaacaaattttccCTTATAATAGTGATTTCAGAATCAACATCATTTTGTACCCCCAGCACACCGTCACCAATATCAGCTATCCACTTGGCAAAATCTTCAACTTCGTGATAGTCATCCCCATTTTGAATATCTTGCAATCTAAGATATTTTGTGAGGTCAAGTACTCAACAATGTTTCCATAGGTACGATGAACTAATACTTTCCCCAACAAAATCTTGCCTCGTTCCTTCGGGAATAACCGAAAGTATCTAAAATCTCCACCAAACGCAATAGTTTTACCTCCAAAGGTCATATATGAGCTGAATGGTTTTTGAAATCTCAACAAATCTCTCATTGTCTTGTCCAATGCTTCAAAGCAGTGTTTGTGCATCACTGAagcttcatcccaaattattAGTTTACACTGAACAACCAATTTTTCCAAATGACTTCCTTGTTTAATGTTGCGTGTTGAATCTTCATTTATTGAAATGGGTATAGCAAACCTTAAATGTGTTGTGCGTCCCCCATGCAGCAGTAACGATGTTATACCGCTAGAGGCAACATTAAGAACAATCTGACCTTTAGATCACaaatataaagataaagatcACCAAACTAAAGTATTGTCTATTCTACCATACCCATACACAAAGAACAAACGTCTAGCGTTTGCGTTAACATCTTGAATTATTGTGTCATATATTCCTCTTTGTTTTTCAGTTAGTTGATTCACCAACATTTCATTTTCATTCCTTTGCTCTTCACAATCATATGAAAGCTCTTCATAGATTAACCTATTTAATTTGATGATATTCttgaattttcaaaatttggAAGATGCATATGAGGAAAGTCACTTAAGCTCTTACCCCAAATGTCTAGCTCCCCTAACTTTGTTAAGTAGACACCAAGGGAACCACACCAACCATTAACTTTAATCTAATTCCGTAGAAGAGAGAGGAACATCTTAGTCAGGATAGTTGCAAGTTTTCATCTCTCCCGTTTAGCTTTCTCGTGGAGGGTATTTTTAGGGTTCTCTTTCTAAGAGGTCTTTTCAGTGAGTTTTTTCCTGTTTCATTGCAATGGAGAAGGGTGGTCCGAGCGGTCTAGCTGAGGCATACGAAGCACTGAATCTTGAGGATCAAGATGTGGATGTCGTTGTGGAGGCTGAGGACATTGTCCAGCCGGTTTTCGATTTCAGATTCGCTACAGTAGGACGTGTTGTGACTGATAGACCAGTGAAGTTCGTTGTTTTCCATGACGTCATGGCTTCGGCTTGGCGTCCGGCGAAGGGTGTTCATATCCAGGAACTTGGTAACAATCGTGTCCTCTTTACTTTTTATCAAGAACGTGACATTTTGAGGGTGGTGGATTATGGCCCATGGACATATGAGCAGAATTTGGTGGTTTTGAAGTGGTTGAAGCAACATGATGATCCGTTGCTGGTTAAGTTGGAGGAAGAGGCGTTTTGGATGCAGGTGCATAACTTGCCTCGAGGCTTCATGTCTGAGAAGGTGGCAAAGCTGGTGGGTAGTTCAGTGGGAAGGTATGAGAGTGTTGATCCAAAAAACTTTGATGGTGGTTGGAAGACGTTTTTACGGGTTCGCGTTGTTCTTGCGTTGTCAAAACCTCTGAAGCCGAAACTCCGTATGAAGAAGCCTGGAGGGGATTGGTTTTGGGTTGACATCAGGTATGAGCGTTTACCTTCGTTCTGTTTTCAGTGTGGAATCATCGATCATGGGGATCGTTTCTGTGCTGTTAAACCGACGAACTCATCTGGTGAGAAGCCGTTTGGTTCGTGGCTCAGGGCTGGTGGTAGGAGATGCACACTAGCTCCGGTGAATCGGTGGTTAGTCTTGGATCCGACAGCGGTAACTCCTGAACTGGATGTTCCGGGGGCGGGGGCTGAAACCGTTACTCATAACGGCGGAGTTATGAAGCCGTTACAGTTGAATGAGTCATTTAAGACTATGATTAGTGCAGATGAGGGAGTGGGGGGAGGAAATAATGGGGTGCGGGGGAGTAATGAGGGGCTGATTAATGTAGAGGGTAAGGTCCATTATGGTGAGAGTAATGAGACTGATGAGTGTGAGGGAGTAGTGGTTATTGATCCAAAACGCCGTCGTACGATAAATGTTGAGGAAGGTAATGGTAGTGGTTTTTCTCCAATGGTCATTGAGAAGTAGTCTTCTAATGATGAGGTGGGCTTTGGTTGCCAGGCCCACCCGACCCAATGAGTTGTTTAAGTTGGAACTACCGTGGGCTTGGAAACCCATTGGCAGTTCAGTCTTTATTCGGCTTAGTTCAGCAACATAAGCCTGATATCTTGTTTCTGATGGAGACTATGTGTACTAATCGACGAGTGGAGAGAGTTCGGGTCAAATTAAAGTACGAGAGTTGTTTTGTTGTTGACGCGATTGGTCGTAGTGGAGGTTTAGCTCTAATGTGAAACAGTGGTTTAAGTGTGGAGGTAGTTGGGTACTCGAATCATTATATTGATGCGAAGGTTGGCGGAGATGGTTTCTCTCCAGCGTGGCGGCTCACGGGCTTTTACGGTCACCCTGACCGGAATCGCCGTAGAGATTCTTGGGAGTTACTAAGGTGTTTGTCTTCTCTTTCTACTCTGCCTTGGGCCTTAGTGGGTGATTTCAATGACCTACTTTGGGATTTTGAGAAAAGAGGCCGGGTTCCTCACCCTCCTTGGTTTCTTAGGGGCTTCCGGGAAGTAGTGAGAGAGAGTGGCCTTGAGAATTTATATTTTGGGGGTTTTCAATTCACTTGGGAAAGGGGTAGGGGAACTGAACATTGGGTACAAGAAAAGTTGGATCGAATTTTAGTTTCAGGAGAGTGGCGTGATGTTTTCCCGAGTGCGAAGGGTGTGGCTCTTGAAGGGGGTAGTAGTGATCTTTTGCCATTGTTGTTGATCACAAATAGTTTTACTGGTTTGAGGACTCGACGTCGTCCGCGGTTTGAAAATGCTTGGGGGAAAATCCTGAGTGTAAGGGGGTTGTTGAGGGGGCGTGGTTTGATTCTCAAGGTAGGGATTTCGTGGAGCGGCTGGAAGATTGTGGGAGAAGGGTGTGGAATTGGGGAAAGAGG from Ipomoea triloba cultivar NCNSP0323 chromosome 12, ASM357664v1 encodes the following:
- the LOC116000404 gene encoding transcription factor bHLH61-like, coding for MGSKDEKRAALNQQLRQLRSATNSTAVNKASIIMDASRYIEELKGRVDKLNEDVSSSQPSEDDTQTALPVVTVETLEKGFLISVFAEKNCPGLLVTILEAFEDLGMEVLDARVSCSDTFRLQAVSEKEGDTDNVDDQVVKQAVVQAVRNWSARSGQD
- the LOC115999333 gene encoding uncharacterized protein LOC115999333; translated protein: MHKHCFEALDKTMRDLLRFQKPFSSYMTFGGKTIAFGGDFRYFRLQDIQNGDDYHEVEDFAKWIADIGDGVLGVQNDVDSEITIIRENLLNFEEDPIATIVKSAFPMFQNAGCDQSYLENRVILASTLDVVDSINEYMNAMNEAEGVPNHSLTLKVGSPVMLLRNIDYSLGLCNGTRLIVTILVDRVLEAKIISGAHARTKVLVSRMSLIPSDSNYHSSFNGNNSL